The segment AGCTGGGGCAGGGGTTCCACGGCGACCCGTCGGCCGCCCTGCTGGAGGTGCTGGACCCGGAGCAGAACGCCACCTTCCGCGACCATTACCTGGGCGTGCCTTTCGACCTGTCGAAGGTGATGTTCATCGCCACCGCCAACATGCTGGACACCATCCCCGGCCCGCTGCGCGACCGCATGGAGGTGATCGAGCTGTCCGGCTACACCGAGGACGAGAAGCTGGAGATCGCCAAGCGCTACCTGCTGGCCCGCCAGCTCGCCGCCAACGGGTTGACGGCGGACCAGCTGGAGATCCCCGACGACACGCTGCGGGCGATCATCCGGGACCACACGCGGGAGGCCGGGAACCGCCAACTGGAACGGCTGATCGGCGCGGTCGGGCGCTACGCCGCCGTCCGCATCGCCGAGGGCGAGGTCGAGCGGATGCGGGTCGAACCGGCGGACCTGACGGCGATCCTCGGGCCGCCGCGATTCGAAAACGACGTGGCGATGCGCACCAGCGTGCCCGGCGTGGCGACCGGTCTCGCCTGGACTCCGGTCGGTGGCGACATCCTGTTCATCGAGGCCAGCCGCTTTTCCGGCTCGGGGCGGCTGATCCTGACCGGCCAGCTGGGCGAGGTGATGAAGGAGAGCGCGCAGGCCGCCCTCAGCCTCGTCAAGTCGCGGGTGAAGGACCTCGGCCTCGACCCGGAGGGGCTGGACCGTTTCGACATCCATATCCACGTCCCGGCGGGTGCCATCCCAAAGGACGGGCCGTCCGCCGGGGTGGCGATCTTCACGGCCCTGGTGTCGCTGCTGTCCGGGCGCTGCATCCGCTCCGACACGGCGATGACCGGGGAGATCAGCCTGCGCGGTCTGGTGCTGCCGGTCGGCGGCATCCGCGAGAAGGTGGTGGCCGCCCAGCGCGCCGGGCTGAAGACGGTGATGCTGCCCGCCCGCAACCGCAAGGACTTCGACGACATTCCGGCGGCGGTGCGCGAGCGGCTGAGCTTCGTCTGGCTGGAGCGGGTGGACGACGCCGTCCGCGCCGCCCTGGTGTCGGAGCCCTCCGTGGAGGCGGCGGAGCGCAAGGCCGGGTAGCGTTCTCCGCAGAGGCCGGAACCCTTGCGCACCGGGGGTGCGGTGCGCCACATCAATGGCGCGCCCGCACGGAGCGCGCACAGGAGACGATCATGACGCCCGAGGAACGCACCCTCCTTTCCGATCTGTTCACGCACCTGCGCGAGGTGGAGAACCAGCCCCGCGATCCGGAGGCGGAACGCTTCATCCAGCAGATGATCCAGGGCCAGCCCGCCGCCGCCTACTACATGGCGCAGTCGGTCCTGGTGCAGCAGCAGGCGCTGACCGCCGCCCAGCAGCGCATCGAGGATCTGGAGCGGCAGGTGAGGGAGGCGCAGTCCCGCGCCCAGCAGACCCAGACCCAGCCGTCCGGCGGCAGCTTCCTGTCCAACGCGCTCGGGCTGGGGCGCAGCCCATGGGCCGGCGGCGGCAACCGTTCGGCGGAGCCGCCCGCTCCGGCGCCCCAGTCTCCCCAGGGGCCGGCCTACAACCCCATGCAGCCGCCGTCGCGCAGCCCGTGGGGGGCCGCTCCGCAGGCCGGCGGGCAACCCGGTTACGGCCAGCCCGGCTATCCGCCCCAGCCCGGTTACGCTCCGCAGCCCGGATTCGGCCCGCAGGGCTCCGCGCCGCGCGGCGGCGGGTTCCTGAGCGGTGCGGCCCAGACGGCGGCGGGCGTCGCCGGTGGCATGCTGGCGGCCAGCGCCATATCCTCGATGCTCAGCCATTCCCCGGGTCCGTTCGGCGAGGCCGCGGCGGCGGCGGGTCAGACGGCCAGCCATGGCGAGACGATCATCAACAATTACTACGGCGACTCCGCCGACCAGGGCGCGGACCAGGGCTTCCCGCCGGAGGACAACAACCTCCAGAACATCGACTATCAGACCGACGATTCCTCGTTCGATGACGGCGGCGGCGATGGCGGTGGAGACGACAGCTGGATCTGACCTTATCCAGTCCTTGGCGGAAGGTGTGCCAACCTTTGGGAAAGGTCCGGTGCGCCTTCGTGCCGCCATCACAGTTAATATAAATTAAACAGTTAGGTCCCTACGGTGCGTTGGGCAAGGCAGGCCATATTCCCCGATCCCCACGCAGACCCGAGGCCCATGACGACGCTCGTTCAGCCCCAGCCGACCGAAGACGCCGAGCGCAGCGACGCTGAGCGCAAGGCCTCCGCCACCCAGATGTACCATGAGGTGGCGCGGATCATCGAACGGATGCACCGCCGGTTCCTCGACGTTCTGCGAATCGAGTTGTCCCGCATCGGCATCGACGACATCAGCCCGGTGCAGGTGATGATGCTGCTGAACATCTCCAACGGAGAGATCAGCGTTCGCGACCTGATCGAGCGCGGCTATTACCTCGGCTCCAACGCCTCCTACAACCTGAAGCAACTGGTGGACAGCGGCTATGTCGACCGCTCCGCCTCGCCGCGCGACAAGCGCGCCGCCCGGCTGAAGCTGTCGGCAAGGGGGTTGGAGCTGTGCGAGCGGCTGCGCCACATGGCGTCGGTCCACTCCGATGGTCTGATCCGCACCGACGGCGACAGCCAGGACTTCGAGGTCACCTACCGCACGCTGCGCCGTCTGGAGCGCAAATGGACGGACGTCATCCGCTCCGACGAAACCGAAATCCTCTGACGCGCATTGACCTCCCTCAGTGTGCGCGGCGGTATGCCGTGCCACGATAAGGCCGCTGGGCTTTGTGGGGGATGTGGGATGAGGTTCGCCGTCGGCACGCAGGATTACCGCAGCATCGCCACCCATGGCGGCCGCACCCGCCGCTTCCTGGTCTTCGAGGCCGAATCAGGCAGCGATCCTGTCGAGGTCGAGCGGATCGAGCTTGCCGAGGACGAGGTGCTTCACCTCGCCGGCGATGGGCGTCCGCACCCCATCGACGCGGTGCGGGTGGTCATCACCGGCTCGTCCGGCGAGGGTTTCATCAACCACATGAAGCGCCGCGGCATCGAGCCGGTGACCACGCTGGAGACCGATCCGGTGCAGGCGATCCGCGACTGGTTCGCGGGGACCGTCAGGACGGCCCCGCCGCCCGAGCATCCCCATGAGCATCACGACCACGGCCATCACGACCACGACCTTGGTGACGCCCCGCAGGAGCGCCACGGGGCGCCGGCCTGAGTCGTCACACAGGGAAGGACACGCTGGCGGTGGTGCCGGCGGCGTCGCTTTCCGTGTTCAGCGTGTCGCCGAGCTGGGCAGCCAGCGCCTCGGCCAGCATCAGCCCGTCCTCCGCCGTCGTGTCGAAGCCGGCGGGCAGGGCGCGCCCGTTGTCCTCGACGATCAGGCGGGCGCGCCCGTTGTTCTCCTGCGTCACCGACACGCGGATCCAGCCTTGCTCCGGAAAAGCGTGGTGCAGGCTGTTGGTGATCAGCTCCGCGGTGATCAGGCCCAGCGGCATGGCCTCGTACAGGCCGATCTGGATGGGATCGCTCTTCACCTCGATGGGCACGTTGGCGAGGCCACCGGGAGTCCCATGCTTCACCGCGTCGGCGAGCGATTCGATGTAGCGGCCCAGGTTCACATGGGTGCCGGTGCCCGACTCGTGGAGCTGGCGATAGAGAATGGCCAGCGCTTCGATGCGCACCAGCGTCTGCTCGTAGGCGGCTCGGGCGTCCGGGTCGCGGATGCGGCCCGTCTGCAGCTTGAGCAGGCTGATGACGAGCTGAAGGCTGTTCTTGGCCCGGTGCTGAAGCTCGCGCAGTTCGGCCTCCAGCTCGCGGATGCGCTCCGCGATTGGGTCCTCCGGCGCTCCCGAACCGGTGGCGGGGCGATCAGCAGGCAGGGCGACCGGCTGGGACCGGAGGGGATTGGGCATCACGCGATTCTCGGCTGAAGCTGGGCAATGTTTTCCTTAGGTACAGAACAATTTATGCGCTTGAACCCACTCCCGAATTGGTTCTGAGGAAGTAACCCTCTGCGCATATCCAATTCGTTCGTCCACGTTCGGACGGAGAGGCAGGGCTTATGATCCCGGCGGACAAAGGGTCGGAATCGCGGGCAGGCGGGGCAAGCCGGAAAATGCGTTTCCCCGGCCGCCCCGTCGTGGCATGAGTGCCGCCATGCGTTTGAGAACCCTTGCGATTCCCTTTTGCGCCCTGTTGGCCGTGGCCGGCGGTTGCGCCGCGGTGGCCGGAAACGGCCGACCGGTCGAGTCCTCCGTTCCGATTGCGCTCGATCCGGACCGCCCGGATCTTGCAGAGGTTGGCGCTCTGCGATTTCGCGGCGCCCTCCGTCTGCCCGATGGGGCAGGGGTGGGAGGCTTGTCCGGCCTCTGGGTCAGCGACTCGGGCGACCGTTTCGCCGCGGTCTCCGACAACGGCAAGAGCGTCACGGGGCGGCTGTCCTACGACGCCCAGGGGCGTCTGGCGGGTGCCGGACACTACGATGTCCGTCCCTTGACTCTCGATAAGAGTCCGGACTACCGCGGCCGGCTCAACGATTCGGAAGACCTCGTCCGCCTGCCGGGCGGCGGCTGGCTGGTGCCGTTCGAGCGCAATCACCGTATCCTCCGTTACGAAGGCGCCGACCGGCCCGAGGGAGCCCCGCGGAAGCTTCCGGTGCCGCCCGGTCTGGAAAACGCCCCAGCGAACGGCGGGGTCGAGGCGCTGGCCGCGCTGCCGGACGGCCGCATCCTGGCCATCGAGGAGGGCGACGACGACGGCGTCCGCGAACGCCACGCCTGGATCGCTTCCGTCGAGTTGAAAACGCGAGGCGATTGGCAGCCGCTGACCTACCGTGCGGCGCCGCGCTTCCGTCCCACGGCCGCGGCACCCCTGCCGGACGGCGGGGTGCTGGTGCTCGAGCGGCGGGTGTCCCTGCTGGGCGGCTGGGCGGCGCGCATCGTCCATGTGCCGACGGACTCGCTGCGCGGTGGCGCGACGATGGACGGGGTGGAACTGGCGCGCCTGGAGCCGCCGTTGCCGACCGACAATTTCGAAGGATTGGCGGTGCGGCCCGGTGAGGACGGCAACCTGCTCGTCTACATCGTTTCCGACGACAACCGCAGCCCGCTCCAGCGGACCTATCTTATGATGTTCCAGCTTCCGGCCAGCGCTTTGAAAGCCACCGTCGCGGGGCGCTGACCGGAAAGCGCCCCCGCGGTGAGCGGCGTCGCTCAGAAGTTGGCGTAGGGGCCGCCCTGGCCGGGCATGTCCGGCACGCCCGGAGCACCCGGATTCCCCATCGACTCGCGGTGATGATGGACGCGGGCGATGCTCGGGGCGAGGTCCTGAAGCTCGATGAAGTTATCGGCCTGACGGCGCAGCTCGTCTGCGACCATCGGCGGCTGGGAGCGCACCGTGCTGATGACGCTGACCCGCACACCCTTGCGCTGCACCGCCTCGACCAGCCGACGGAAATCGCCGTCGCCTGAGAACAGCAGGATGTGGTCGACGCGCTCGGCCATCTCCATCACGTCGATGGCCAGCTCTATGTCCATGTTGCCCTTGATCTTCCGCCGGCCCGAGGCGTCAGTGAACTCCTTGGTCGGCTTGGTCACCATGGTGTAGCCGTTGTAGTCCAGCCAGTCGACCAGCGGCCGGATCGGCGAATACTCCTGATCCTCCACCAGCGCGGTGTAGTAGAAGGCGCGCACCAGCCGCCCCTCGGAGGCGAAGCCGTCGCGAAGACGCTTATAGTCGATATCGAAGCCCAGGGACCGGGCAGCCGCATACAAATTGGCGCCGTCGATGAACATCGCCAGACGCTCTTCCTTATAAAAGAGCTTCGTAACATCTTTCGGCAAAGTCGTATTCCGATCCAATTCCGTAATCCTTCCACGATGGATTGAATTATATGTCAGGCATACGCGAAATTGCGATTCACCAGATAAGTAAAGTAGGAGGTCGTCTACGCGCGAGCAAGGGGGAGCGCGGGCATGGTCACGCCGCGGGCGGGGTACGGCGGGCGCACCCGACAAGGCTCGAAGCGCTTGCGCAGGCGCGAACGCATCAATATATTCGGTTGCCTTCGCAGATCCCGGAGTTGGTTTGGTATGGCTCGCGTTACCGTCGAAGATTGCGTCCTCAAAGTTCCGAACCGGTTTGAACTGGTCATGATGGCGGCCCAGCGTGCGCGTGAGATCGCGTCCGGCGCTCCGCTGTCGATCGATCGCGACAACGACAAGAACCCGGTCGTTGCCCTGCGCGAGATCGCCGATGAGACGGTGATGCTGGAGCATCTGAAGAACGCCCTGATCAAGGGCCACCAGAAGCATGTCGAGCCGGACGAGCCCGAGGAGGAGATCGTCGAGCTGATGGCCGGCGAGCACGACTGGGCCGCCCGCGGCGACACGTCGCTGGAGGACGAGGACGGGATGAGCGAGGCGGAGGAGGTCGGCGAAGGCGACGACCTGCTGTCCGACATGGAGAGCGACCCGGCGGCGGCCTTCGGCGAGACCGAGGACGACGTCGTCGGCCGCGATGCGGACGGGGATCTCTGACGCTGACCGACTGCGACCGGCTGTGGGGGCCGATGGGCCCCCTCTCCGTCGACCAACCGAACATTTGCGAAACTTCATGGCGCACGCTGCGCCGGGTCGGGTGGCATGATCCGGCAATATGAGCTTGTCGAACGCGTCAAGGCGTACGACCCCTCGGCTGACGAGGAGTTGCTCAACCGCGCCTACGTCTTCTCCATGAAGGCGCACGGCTCGCAGACCCGCGCCTCGGGCGATCCCTACTTCCTCCACCCGCTGGAGGTCGCCGGCATCCTCACACAGCTCAAGCTGGACGCCGGGACCATCGCGACGGCGCTGCTGCACGACACGGTCGAAGACACGGTCGCCACGCTGGAGGACATCGAGAAACATTTCGGCAAGGAGATCGCCCGTCTCGTCGACGGCGTGACCAAG is part of the Azospirillum baldaniorum genome and harbors:
- a CDS encoding DUF2076 domain-containing protein, whose translation is MTPEERTLLSDLFTHLREVENQPRDPEAERFIQQMIQGQPAAAYYMAQSVLVQQQALTAAQQRIEDLERQVREAQSRAQQTQTQPSGGSFLSNALGLGRSPWAGGGNRSAEPPAPAPQSPQGPAYNPMQPPSRSPWGAAPQAGGQPGYGQPGYPPQPGYAPQPGFGPQGSAPRGGGFLSGAAQTAAGVAGGMLAASAISSMLSHSPGPFGEAAAAAGQTASHGETIINNYYGDSADQGADQGFPPEDNNLQNIDYQTDDSSFDDGGGDGGGDDSWI
- a CDS encoding MarR family transcriptional regulator, giving the protein MTTLVQPQPTEDAERSDAERKASATQMYHEVARIIERMHRRFLDVLRIELSRIGIDDISPVQVMMLLNISNGEISVRDLIERGYYLGSNASYNLKQLVDSGYVDRSASPRDKRAARLKLSARGLELCERLRHMASVHSDGLIRTDGDSQDFEVTYRTLRRLERKWTDVIRSDETEIL
- a CDS encoding NifB/NifX family molybdenum-iron cluster-binding protein yields the protein MRFAVGTQDYRSIATHGGRTRRFLVFEAESGSDPVEVERIELAEDEVLHLAGDGRPHPIDAVRVVITGSSGEGFINHMKRRGIEPVTTLETDPVQAIRDWFAGTVRTAPPPEHPHEHHDHGHHDHDLGDAPQERHGAPA
- a CDS encoding sensor histidine kinase, whose translation is MPNPLRSQPVALPADRPATGSGAPEDPIAERIRELEAELRELQHRAKNSLQLVISLLKLQTGRIRDPDARAAYEQTLVRIEALAILYRQLHESGTGTHVNLGRYIESLADAVKHGTPGGLANVPIEVKSDPIQIGLYEAMPLGLITAELITNSLHHAFPEQGWIRVSVTQENNGRARLIVEDNGRALPAGFDTTAEDGLMLAEALAAQLGDTLNTESDAAGTTASVSFPV
- a CDS encoding esterase-like activity of phytase family protein, translating into MGGLSGLWVSDSGDRFAAVSDNGKSVTGRLSYDAQGRLAGAGHYDVRPLTLDKSPDYRGRLNDSEDLVRLPGGGWLVPFERNHRILRYEGADRPEGAPRKLPVPPGLENAPANGGVEALAALPDGRILAIEEGDDDGVRERHAWIASVELKTRGDWQPLTYRAAPRFRPTAAAPLPDGGVLVLERRVSLLGGWAARIVHVPTDSLRGGATMDGVELARLEPPLPTDNFEGLAVRPGEDGNLLVYIVSDDNRSPLQRTYLMMFQLPASALKATVAGR
- a CDS encoding NYN domain-containing protein; protein product: MFIDGANLYAAARSLGFDIDYKRLRDGFASEGRLVRAFYYTALVEDQEYSPIRPLVDWLDYNGYTMVTKPTKEFTDASGRRKIKGNMDIELAIDVMEMAERVDHILLFSGDGDFRRLVEAVQRKGVRVSVISTVRSQPPMVADELRRQADNFIELQDLAPSIARVHHHRESMGNPGAPGVPDMPGQGGPYANF
- the rpoZ gene encoding DNA-directed RNA polymerase subunit omega, with protein sequence MARVTVEDCVLKVPNRFELVMMAAQRAREIASGAPLSIDRDNDKNPVVALREIADETVMLEHLKNALIKGHQKHVEPDEPEEEIVELMAGEHDWAARGDTSLEDEDGMSEAEEVGEGDDLLSDMESDPAAAFGETEDDVVGRDADGDL